GCGCTGGCGATGTCAGTTCCTCAAGCCCAAGCGGGCCGACCTGCCTTCCAACAAGACATCTGCTGTTTTTTCTTCCTTGCGTCGTTGCGCCTTTGCGTTCCATTTTTTTGTTGCGAAAAACTACTTCGGAAAGAAAAGTTAACGCAAACGCGCCAAGGCGCAACGACGCAAAGTGAAGACCATGCGACTTCACTTTGCGATCGATTCGTAGCGAACAGGCAAATAACGCAACTTCAAAAGCGGAATCTTGGCAACGAGAAGACGGTCGGATTATGAAAACAAATCATCGGCCCAGTTGAAGAACCGGGCGTTAACGCAGCCCGGCTCGCCTGGATCATGCCCTAGAGATGACCACATTTCCAACTCGTTACCAAGCTCCTCGGCCTGCTTGGTAACGTTTCCTACGCCCAGAAATCGTACGCAACGCGGCGTTCGCACTACGGCGTTTCTTTGATGCGAATCCGGCGGTATTCCATCTGGCCACTGTCGCCTTCGAGGCCGATGGGTCCACTGGCTGGAAGTGTCAATGCCTCTTCCAGGACTTCGTCGTTGCAGGTGCATCGGGCGACGTTGTTCTTCACCACGACGACCAACTCGTTCCAATCCTGTGCACGATAGTGCTTCAGCGTCTTGTAAGGTCCGGCCAGAGGATAGTCGCGGCACTGCAATTGTGGCTTGCGGATGAAGACACCGCTGTCGGCGTTGGGCGTCGCTCGGAACTCAAGCTTCAACACGAAGTCTTTTGAGAACTCACGCTTGGTCCACAGCTGCTGGACGCGTCGGCCTTCAGCCGGCGTCGAGACAACCACGCGACCATGCTTCGCAATATACCGACCATCCGTGGTCGTCACCTGGCCGTCAAATGCGGCCTGGTGCTCCATCGTTTTTTGATCACGGAAATCCCATCCCGTAAAATCTTTTCCATTGAACAACGACTCAAACCCGGCTTCCGGCTGAAAATCATCGTCGGTCGTTTCGAGGTAATTCAGCGTTGCGAGGATCGGTTTGAGGGCCGCGGCCCACTTTGCATAACCTGCGGCATTCGGATGCAGCAGATCAGGAAACTCTGCGACTTTAGCATTGCCTTGCTCGTCGGCGAAAAGGGGCCAGGTTTCCAGAAGTGTGACTTGCGCATCACCTTTCACGGCGGCGGCGTACAGCTTGTTGAGGGCTTTGATTTTTTCAGCCGGACGCTTCGCGGTTTCGGAACTTGGGAAGACCTGACACAGAATCACGGGCAGCTTGGGATCGTATTTTTTCAACGCGGCCAGGATCAGCTTGAGGTTTCCTGCAATGACTTCGGGTTCCGCGTTCTCTTCGAGGTCGTTCGTTCCCATCAGTAGAACGACGCCCGTTGGTTTCAACGCGAGCACATCGGTTTGCAGTCGAATCAGCATTCCGCGAGTCGTATCGCCACCAATTCCACGGTTGGCAACTTTCACACCCTTGAAGCTTCCGCCGAGATCATCGCCCCAACCTTGGGTGATCGAATCTCCCAGGAACACGAGCGACTTCTGATCCTGATCGACACGCTTCGACCAGACCTCGTGCCGTTCCTTCCAGACATTCTGAAACCAGTCATATCGACGGATTGGACCCGCACCGGGCAGTCCGTCATCGGTTGCGGGCAATTCGAGACCGACCGATTTTTCCTGAGCGAACGCACCTGCGGGTGCGAGACCCAAAAGGAGAACGGTGGCAGCCAACAGCAGTGAGACGAGGTTGATCTGTTTCATAGCGGTATCCTGATGATTCCGTCTCGGACTTGCAACCGGGGCGATAGCAACCGAGATTACCTTGGAGAGACCGCCGTAAACCCAGCGACCGAACCCGTTTGTTCCTCACACTTTGACAGTGAACGGCGAAACGGCTCTGGCCTGGTTCATGCGACGGATCGTCCCTGAATCCAAAACCTCCTTCGATACGAAAACGCTCGCGATGAACACTCCCGTTCGAACACGATTTGCTCCCAGTCCCACCGGTTACATGCACATCGGCGGCATGCGCACGGCCCTCTTCGCCTGGTTGTGGGCGCGTCACACGGGGGGAACTTTTATCCTGCGCATCGACGATACCGATCAGGAAAGAAATGTCGAGGCGGCACTTGGTCCGATCTTTCGCGCCTTCGAATGGCTGGGCCTGACATGGGACGAAGGTCCGAAGGTGGGTGGATCGTTTGAGCCGTACTACCAATCACAACGCGGGCATCTCTATCAAGCGGCGGTTGAAAAGTTGCTGGCCGCGGGACGTGCGTACAAGGATTTCGATCCACCAGAACTGATCGCCGAAGATCGGAAAGAAGCCGAAGCGGCGAAGCGTCCGTACGTGACAGTGCGTCGCTCTCTGGAACTGTCGGACGCCGAACGTCAGCAACTGGAAGCTGCTGGAAAGCCGTTCGTCGTGCGGTTTCTGATTCCACGCGATCAGAAAATTGCCATCGACGATGCGGTACGCGGGCATGTCGAATGGGACTGCTCGTTAATGCCTGACCCGGTCATCATGCGCAGCAACGGCACGTTCCTTTACAACTTCGCGACGGTCGTCGACGACGCTCAGATGCAAATCACGCACATCATCCGAGCCGAAGAGCATCTCGCCAACACGCCTGTGCAGGCGTTGATCCATCTGGCGCTCGAGAACCCGATGCCGGTGTTCGCCCATATCCCGTTCATCACAGCGCCTGGTTCGACGAAGAAGCTTTCCAAACGCGATGTCGAAAAGCTGCGCAACAGCCCGCAACTGAAAAAGATGTTTGACCGTGCGGATGAAGTGTTTCCTCAACTGGGGATTGGCGATTCGAAGACATTGAATCCAGTCATGGTTGAGTACTACGAAAAACTGGGCTATCTGCCTGCGGGAATCCTAAACGCGTTGTCACGCCTTGGCTGGTCCCTGGATGGTAGCACAGAATTCATGTCGCTGTCGGACGTCGTTCAGAATTTCACGCTCGAACGAATCGTCAAAGCTCCTGCCGGCTTCGATCCTGAGAAGCTGCAATCGTTTCAGCAACATTGGATGAATCAACTGTCCATCGACGAAAAGGTCGCGGGCTGCTTGCCGTATTTGCAGCAGGCCAAACTGATCCCTGCCGAGATCGACGAGCAAACTCGCACGAGCGTGGGACGCGTCATCACAGCGATCGCTGATCGGTTGCGAGTATTCAGTGACATTCTGGATTACAAAGAGTTTTTCATCTCTGACGATGAGCTGACGTTCGATGCGAAGCCTTTCCAGCAACGCATTCGCGATACGGCGGAAGCGGTCGGCCTGCTCAAGGCGCTGCGCGAACAACTGGTCACTGCCGAGCCGTTTGATTCGGTGTCGCTCGACAAGCTTGTGCATGATTTCGTGGAGGCGCAAGGGATTAAGATTGGGCAAATTGTACATGCCTTACGCGTGGCAATCACTGGGAAATCTGTGGGGATTGGCTTGTTTGATGCGATTGCGATCCTTGGACGTGAACGCTCGTTGCGACGCATTGATCGAGCATTGGCTCACGTGTGAGCTCTTTCTCCTCTCTTCTTCAAATCTCTAAATAAGTTTCGTAGAAGTCTTATTAGAGGGACCTCAAAATTGTGGATTGTTGGATTGTTGAATGGCCGAATTCGCCATGATGAAAACGCTTACGACGTCTTCTCCACAATCGTCGTCTGTGGAAACTTCGACGACAGCACGTCGAAGACCGTGTGGAGAACTGTCACGAAGTCGTCGAGTTGTGATGATGGCTGAATCGCGGCGCCGTGGAGATGTGGACAACGCAGAAAGTTGCTGTCGAGTTATCAACAATCTGTCCACAATCCGCTGACGCAGTGACACGCAAGAGACCTTGATGCCTAGGTAAATATCGAGGTTTGGGCGATTCGTGGAGTGAAATCAGTGCATGCGATGTTGCACGTTTTTGAGGTCGCGTGATCGCATCAATGACTTGGTAAATCATGCCGTTTGGTCATCATCGTTTGAACATGACGAAGGCGTTGATGAGGTTGACGAGGTGAGCTTGGTTGAGTGTTCGGTGATCAATGAGCGGCCTCTTCGCATGTCGAAGTGAGTCGACTGGATCAATGGCTGATCGGTTGGGGATGATGCTAAGTGATCAGGTTTGCAGATCCGGACAACCAGCACGAGGCAAGTCCGACCATCCAGTTCAACTCGTTTGGTTCTTGCGTTGCCAAGCGGGGAACTTGGCAACGCTTCCTCTTCATGGGAAGTGAGTGCGAGGCCCAGGCGGTTTTCCAGTTCGAAGAGAAACGAGTTCGCATGAAGCGTCACCAAGCAGGGGCTTGGTAACGAGGGGCAAACGAGGAACAAGAGAGAGCAATGTGAAGAGGCGTTACCAAGCGGGACGGCGTGTTGATTTAATCGAAAAATTGACGACGCGCGACGAGGATTAAGGAGTTACGGAGATGCTTTTCGCTGTAACTCCTTAATCCTCCTCGTCACCGCTCACGCACGGCGATTAAATCAACAGGCCGGGGAGCTTGGTAACGAGGGAAATCCAGTGTTGTTGTCGGCCCCGAAGAGGAGGCGAGATCTCTCGTGGTTGCTACGCGCGTTCTTCGCGAGGGAGCTGCTTGAGCTGTTGGCGCAGCTTGTGGACCTGCTGCCTGAGTGATGGAACCGTGGGGATCAATTCCTTCAGGCGTGACAGGCTGTGCGAGACGGTCGTGTGCGAACGATCGAAGTAGTCGCCGATCTGGTCCAGTGGTCTTCCGGTCAATTCGCGTGCTAATAGCATGGCGCACTGGCGGGGTAACGACAGACCTGCCTGACGTGATCGCGAACGGAGTTCCGATGGGTCAACCCCGAACGCCTGGGCAACCTGGTTCACGATGGAATCGATCGACAAACGGGGTGAGCGATCTTCTTTTGCAAGCCATCGTTCAAGATAGGCCACATCAATTGGGGCGGGTCGACGGGCATGGCGCAGTGTCAGATCCATGACGGTTTGACGCAGATCGCGAGGGGGAATCGGTAAGCGTTCTGCGAGGAACTGAGCCGATGCGGCAAACGGTTTGATGATCGGCAGCCGCATCTCTTGGAACCAGTGCTGCAACAATTGCACGCGGCTTTCGAGACTGAGCGGCGGCATCTGGACACACAGTCCGCCATGACAGCGACTGACCAGTTTCTGGTCCAATTGAGGAATTTCGCCCGCAGGCTGACGTGAGGTCAGCAGAACCTGTGTTGTCCCTTCTTCGAGTGCATCGATCAGCATGACGAACCAGGGTTGGTAGGGTGAATCATTGCCCAGTTCGTGCAAATGTTCACAGACCAGCACATCGAGTGTACGGAACTGTTCAAATAACTCGGCCAGTGATTGGCGTTCATCGGCCCGTCGAAGAAGTTCGCCGAGTGCACTGACAGTCAGATAGGCGAATCGCAAGCGTGTGTGGCGTCGTCGCAGTTGTTGCAGTGTCCAGCGAGCGAGGTGTGTTTTGCCGATTCCCGCAGATCCGTAGACCAAGGTGATTGATCCGGATGTGGCGGTGTCAGAGGTGTGACGGAGCCGCGTGACCGCGGCTCGAGCGAGGCGGTTTTCGTCCAAAGTCAGATATGTATCGACCTCTTGAATGGCCGACTTGCTCGACGCGAGCAACTCTTCGAACATCGTGAACCGACCTTCATGGCAGTCATGTTCGCAAGTGTCCTTTTGCTGGGAGTCGTCCGTGTGAGGCAATATCCTACTACAGTTCGGCCCGAATTTCCCAGCAACAAAGCGGCGATCGGAATTGCCCAGGGCGCGGTGGACGACTTTCCGGTGTGACGAGGCGTTGAGCGTTGGCGTTGACACTGCTATCGTTCACACGAAGGCGCAGTCACTGTTCTCGGGATCAATATGAACGTCTACGGAATCATTCCCGCTCGGTTGCAATCGACGCGGTTGCCTCGGAAGCTGTTGCTTTCCGACACCGGGCGAACCGTTATCGAATATACGTGGGAAGCCGCATCTCGTGCGACGAGCCTCAATCATGTGATTATCGCTGCGGACAGTGACGAAGTGGCGACAGCGGTCAAGCAGTTTGGCGGTCATTGTGAATTGACGGGTGAACATCCCAGCGGCACCGACCGCATTGCGGAAGTGGCCGGTCGGTGTTGTGCTGACGGCGATATTTTCGTGAACATTCAGGGCGACGAGCCGGAAATGGACCCGGAGAATATCAATGCCGTCGTCAAAGCGCTGGTGGATTGTCCGACAGCTCAAATGGCGACACTGGCGACGCCGCTGAAGTCGCTGGAGCAAGTTCAGGCGTCTTCCTGCGTCAAAGTTGTTTGCGCAAAAGATGGCCGCGCGCTCTA
This Schlesneria paludicola DSM 18645 DNA region includes the following protein-coding sequences:
- the kdsB gene encoding 3-deoxy-manno-octulosonate cytidylyltransferase yields the protein MNVYGIIPARLQSTRLPRKLLLSDTGRTVIEYTWEAASRATSLNHVIIAADSDEVATAVKQFGGHCELTGEHPSGTDRIAEVAGRCCADGDIFVNIQGDEPEMDPENINAVVKALVDCPTAQMATLATPLKSLEQVQASSCVKVVCAKDGRALYFSRCPIPFCRDRDPNEVLVAEQPWLLHLGIYAYRRDFLFELTKLPPSRLEQLEKLEQLRALEAGARIQVAIVEHHSVGIDTPEDYARFVERIRSNPARSRLEVHG
- a CDS encoding GDSL-type esterase/lipase family protein: MKQINLVSLLLAATVLLLGLAPAGAFAQEKSVGLELPATDDGLPGAGPIRRYDWFQNVWKERHEVWSKRVDQDQKSLVFLGDSITQGWGDDLGGSFKGVKVANRGIGGDTTRGMLIRLQTDVLALKPTGVVLLMGTNDLEENAEPEVIAGNLKLILAALKKYDPKLPVILCQVFPSSETAKRPAEKIKALNKLYAAAVKGDAQVTLLETWPLFADEQGNAKVAEFPDLLHPNAAGYAKWAAALKPILATLNYLETTDDDFQPEAGFESLFNGKDFTGWDFRDQKTMEHQAAFDGQVTTTDGRYIAKHGRVVVSTPAEGRRVQQLWTKREFSKDFVLKLEFRATPNADSGVFIRKPQLQCRDYPLAGPYKTLKHYRAQDWNELVVVVKNNVARCTCNDEVLEEALTLPASGPIGLEGDSGQMEYRRIRIKETP
- the gltX gene encoding glutamate--tRNA ligase; this translates as MNTPVRTRFAPSPTGYMHIGGMRTALFAWLWARHTGGTFILRIDDTDQERNVEAALGPIFRAFEWLGLTWDEGPKVGGSFEPYYQSQRGHLYQAAVEKLLAAGRAYKDFDPPELIAEDRKEAEAAKRPYVTVRRSLELSDAERQQLEAAGKPFVVRFLIPRDQKIAIDDAVRGHVEWDCSLMPDPVIMRSNGTFLYNFATVVDDAQMQITHIIRAEEHLANTPVQALIHLALENPMPVFAHIPFITAPGSTKKLSKRDVEKLRNSPQLKKMFDRADEVFPQLGIGDSKTLNPVMVEYYEKLGYLPAGILNALSRLGWSLDGSTEFMSLSDVVQNFTLERIVKAPAGFDPEKLQSFQQHWMNQLSIDEKVAGCLPYLQQAKLIPAEIDEQTRTSVGRVITAIADRLRVFSDILDYKEFFISDDELTFDAKPFQQRIRDTAEAVGLLKALREQLVTAEPFDSVSLDKLVHDFVEAQGIKIGQIVHALRVAITGKSVGIGLFDAIAILGRERSLRRIDRALAHV
- a CDS encoding DnaA/Hda family protein encodes the protein MFEELLASSKSAIQEVDTYLTLDENRLARAAVTRLRHTSDTATSGSITLVYGSAGIGKTHLARWTLQQLRRRHTRLRFAYLTVSALGELLRRADERQSLAELFEQFRTLDVLVCEHLHELGNDSPYQPWFVMLIDALEEGTTQVLLTSRQPAGEIPQLDQKLVSRCHGGLCVQMPPLSLESRVQLLQHWFQEMRLPIIKPFAASAQFLAERLPIPPRDLRQTVMDLTLRHARRPAPIDVAYLERWLAKEDRSPRLSIDSIVNQVAQAFGVDPSELRSRSRQAGLSLPRQCAMLLARELTGRPLDQIGDYFDRSHTTVSHSLSRLKELIPTVPSLRQQVHKLRQQLKQLPREERA